In Bacteroidales bacterium, the DNA window CACCAATTTCCTAAATCAGTTGAAAAATTCATCCACGAGAGTTTTGACTATGTCATCACCGTATGCGATAGTGCTAAAGAAAAATGTCCCGTAATTCAAGGTAAAATTCGTAAACGTTTACATATTGGTTTTCCAGATCCTGCCGAAGCTACAGGATCACATGAAGAAATTCTCCATATCTATAGAAGTGTAAGAGATGACATTATAAAAACATTTAAAGAATTCAGGTTTGAATGAAAACTATTCTTAAACTAGCATACAAAAAAATTGTATTTTTGCTTTTAAACAAATAACCTATGGCAGATATCATTGTAGGAGTTGATTTTTCTGATGGTTCGTTGAATGCTCTAAAATATGCTGTGTACATTGCTGAAAAAATTGGTACAGGGATAACTATGCTTTATGTTGATAAACCACATAACCCTCAAAGCATATACCGTGAAGACTCATCTTATCGTGACGAGATTCATTCTCGCTTTGAGGAACTAATGTCTTACTATAGACCAATGATAGGGGATCACATTAAATATAAGGTCCGAACTGGTAAAGTTTATGAAGAAATAGCTGTTCAGGCCAGATTACAAAATGCTTCTCTAATAGTGGTTGGCACTCATGGTATTAGTGGTTTCGAAGAACTCTGGATAGGGAGCAACGCCAATCGGATCGTTTCTACCGCTCCATGCCCCGTCATTACTATTCGTCAAACTTTTACCTTCAACGACTCAATCGTCCAAAGAATTTTACTTCCCATCGATAGAACTCCTGATACAACTCTTAAAGTGCCCATCGTTTTACCTCTTGCACAAAAATTTAATTCCCACATCGTTCTTCTAAAACTGTTTACGACCAATCTTTCAACATTGAAAAAAAGAGTCAACACCACAGCCGAAAGTGTCATCAAAGACATCGAAAAAACAAATTTAAGTTATAGTATCCGAGAGCTAATTGTGACAAATTTGACCGCCGATATCCTTCGCGTTATCGAAGAAGAAAAATGCGATTTTTTATCTATCAGTACCGAACAATACAATCAGCAGACTCTTATAATGCTTGGTGAATCTGCTCAACAGGTGGTTAACACAAGCCCCATACCAGTTCTGAGCGTACATCCTCATGATAAATCTATATTCTGATCCAATCAATCAATTGTTCGAAGAAATAAAACGATTCATTAATACTGATCATTTTCAGATCTTTTTATTACCATTTTCAGGATCGCAGCGAAGATATTACAGAATTAGTCTTACAGATGGAACAAGCTTCATTGCTTGTCATAACGACGATATCAAAGAAAACCGAGCCTTTATTCATTTCACCTTGACTTTCAGGAAATTTTCATTGCCCGTACCCAATATCTTGCATGTCTCCAAAGATGAAAAAATCTACTTTCAATCTGATCTTGGCGACACCACACTTTTTCAGTGGATTCGACAGAATAATTTGGACCAAAATGCCATTAAAGATCTTATATGGCAAGCATTAAGTGATCTTTTTTGTTTTCAGACTTGTCCTGATATACCTTATGAGTATGCATATCCCATAGCTGAATTCGACGAACAAAGTATCAGGTGGGATTTAAACTATTTTAAATATCTATTTTTAAAGCTTGCTCATATAACCTTTGATGAATATGAATTAGAAAAAGAATTTTCTTCCTGGATCAGAGAAATAAACAAACTTCCGCGTCATTATTTTATGTATCGTGATTTTCAAAGCAGAAATATCATGCTTCATGAAGATCAGTTCTATTACATTGATTACCAAGGAGGTCGACGCGGTAACCTTTTGTACGATGTAGCTTCTCTGTTATACGATGCAAAGCTCAATTTGACTGAATATCAGAGGCAAGAACTTTGTGAACTCTATGCTAAAAAACTTGAAAGTAAAGGACTATTATCAAAAAAAGATTTTTTCCACTATTTTCCATACGTTGCACTTACACGTATTATGCAAGCCTTTGGTGCCTATGGATTCCGTGGTTTATATGAAAGAAAAATCCATTTTATTGAATCCATTCAGTTTGCAGCTCAGAACCTTACTCATTTTATTGAAACACCCTTTCTCAAAAAGAACTTTCCCTCCCTACAAAATGTTTTTCAGGAAATTATTGATAAATATGTGCATTCATATTCTGAAAAGTCTGAAAAGCCTGATAAATTGCAAGTGAAAATTTTCAGTTTTTCACTCAAGAAGGGTTATCCTTTACCCCACCCTGAACACGGAGGGGGCTTTGTTTTTGATTGCCGTTCCCTGCCTAACCCTGGGCAAATACCCGAACTTGAAAAATATACTGGTGCTGATGAACCTGTTATCGAATACCTCCAGCAAATACCTGAAGTAACCGATTTTATCCATTACGCATATGATATGTTAAGTCATGCTGTTTCAAACTACCTCTCGAGGGGGTTTACTTATCTTAGTGCCGGCTTTGGCTGCACCGGTGGCAAACATCGTAGTGTGTATTGTGCTTCCGTTATGGCTAAAAAACTAAAAGACTCGTTTCAGGACAAAATTCAGATTAAATTACATCATGTTGAACTATCATCGCAGCAAGATTTTTAACATTGGCTTGTCAAAAACAAAAAAACTTGGCAACGAAATTCCTTCTAAAAGATGATGCTTTTACACGCCTCATAGAAACTCACCAACAAAAGGTGTTCAATTTGGCGTATTCCATTTTACGAAACGTTGAAGAAGCAAAAGATGTAACCCAGGATGTTTTTCTGAAATCTTACGCTCATCTGGATGACTTCCGTGGTGAAGCAGAGATGTCTACCTGGATTTATCGGATAACTTACAATCATGCCCTGAATGTACTCAAAAAGCATAAACGTTTGAACATCTCTGTCCTTGCTGAAGAATATGAAGTAACCACAGAAGAAACAGAAAAAAACATGGGAATATCTTTGATTTCCCCCCAAGAATATGCTTCCGAATTCAGAATAGAACAAAAAGAAATAAGAGACTTACTCTGGCATGCATTGGACAGTATACCTATTCCTCAGCGCACTGCTTTTCTACTTCACCACTATGAAGGTTTTTCCTATCAGGAAATTGCTCATATCATGAACAAATCTTTCTCGAGCATTGAATCACTGATTTTCAGAGCTAAACAAAACTTAAAGAAAAAACTTATGCCCTATATCGAAGAAATTCAAAAGAAAAGCAAGAAAATTCAATCAAATGAATCAAAATAATAAAATGCACTTCATGAGTTGTGATGAAATTCAACAAATCCTCAAGCAAAATTCACCCAATGAGTTACCTCAAAAGGTTAAAGAACATCTTTCTACCTGCCAAGTCTGCTCATCCTTCGCTAGCTTTTATTATTTTACAGATCACCCTTCCCAGCTTGAGCTCTTTCCCCCAGTAGACTTAAAACATGAAATTTTATACCAATTAGAAAAAAACAAAATAAAAACTCGTATCATGAAAATCGTTAGTATTGCAGCATCCATATTATTGGGTCTCTTTTTCGGACTTTTATTGCAATATTATTTTGTAAACTCAAACAACGATTTATCTGAAAAGACATATCAATTTACCGATGTTTTGTTAATTGAATCGTATCATGCAAATACTGCCCATCATGAATAAAAATGTCATCATTTGGATTTTAAGTATCCTTGTGACCATACTTCTGACTGCCATCATTACTTTTTTTCTGATAAGGCCAGACTGGGATTTTTGGTATCGTAAACAGTGTTGCACTCACTCACCTTTCAAAAAGAATATGCTGTACGAAAAATTGCAGTTGACCTCCGAACAGATCTCAACTTTTGAAAAATTAAGAAGTATTCACTGGCAAGAAGTCGAAATTCTACATGATTCACTTTACCATTATCGGCTCATTTTACTAGATGAACTCGAGAAAAAACAACCCGACAGTTCAACTGTCCATAGACTAGTACAAAAGATCAATCTTTTTGAATATAAACTTCAGTTTGCTTTTATCAATCATGCCCTTCAAGTGAAAAAAATTCTAACCCCCGAACAACAAAAAATATTTTTTGACCATTTCCGAAATCGGTGGGCATTAAAACCTGGTAAAGGATGCGGATTACATTACCATGGTCGAAAATTCTAAATCTCAAAACCATATGAAAATGAAAAAATCAATCATTGTCGTATCCATCATCCTGTTGGCAACAGGGTTGTTAAAATCACAGGTAAACCCTGAGAAAGCCGGGTATCGGTGGGAAAAAATTCCCAATCTCACAGAAGAACAACGGTCCAAACTCCAACAGCTTCAAATTAAACATGAAAAAATCATGACCGACCTTAGAAACTCATTGTTTGAAAAAAAAGCCCAGCTTCATTCAGCTATGTCGGGAAGTACTGCTGATGAAAAGAAAGCATTAAAACTAGCAGAAGAAATGCATGCTATTGAGCTAAACATGGAAAAAGAACGCATCTCTCATCATTTTGCCATTGCTAATCTGCTCAATAACGAACAAAAAGATTGGTGGTTTTCCACGCACAAACCTCCTTTTAAACATGAAAAATGCAAAGGCTCTCAAAAAGAAGCTGGCGAACCTACTTATTTTAAAGGTTTAAAAAATAATTAAGTTCATTGCTTGATTTTTCAACAACCTTCCCATGTGGGGAGGTTTTTTTATTTAAAAAATTTCAGCCATAATGAGTGAGCATCCTGATCGAAAACACCCAAAATAAAGAAACCTTTTTCTACAGGGAATGAAAGTGACAAACGATAGATCCCAGGAGAATAAAAATCGGTCTTTTCAAATATTTTCTGTCCTGTTAGAGAATAAAGAATAAATGTATAAATCCCTTCTTTCTCAGTACTTAAGTAAAATGATGCTGTTTGATGATCATACCAGCAGTTGAAGGAAATATTTTTAAGTTCTTCAGTGGAAACATCATTACCTGCAATTACCTTAAGTCGGACAGGCAAATGATCACTATTGTTGTAAAGAGCATTCAACACATTCAATGGTATTCCCGGTGGATTTGGTGCATCCAAGAGGGATTTATTAAAATGATTTCCATCCTGAGCTATCGTTTCATATGAACCTGGAATGTATTTTACCTTTTTAGACCCCGAAAACACAGGTAACGTAAAAAGAATAAAATCAAATCTATCATCCATTCCTCCCGGTGCATGACAGTTGTTGTCACTTGCATGAGTCGATTGTGTGTGATAGGGAGCATACAAGCTATTATCGTGCCAGTCACCTATCTTATTAACTGGATCATAAAAGCGAATGTTGGTATTGGGATGGTTGATAAGCTTTTGAAAACCAGCCTCGCTAGCATTATAAAAATTAAAGTCTCCTAAAACGAAATAATTTCCTGGAATATTGCGTGCATTGAGATAATTCATTAGAATATTTACCATGTTTTCTCGATCTGTGATGTCAGAAGCATAACTCCCAGCCTTTAGATGCATGGAAATGATCGTCAAAAAAATTGTATCGCCCAGTTGAAGTGCTGTATTTTTTACATAAAAAGTAAATAAAACAATATCCCTGTAATCCGTGGCCAATGATGTTTGACCTTTAAGGCCTAATTTTTGAGTATTGTAAAATACATTGCTAGTAATGTCGCTTCCAGAAAGATTCGACCATCCACCCCGAGCATAATAATTTCTCCCGTCTGCGTTCATCACCTGAGAAAGAAAACGATCATGGTAGCTTACGTTGCTTGAAAGCTCATTGACACTCAAAATATCTGGGAGAGTAAAAGCCATGATTTGTTTGAGGTAATTGTCTTTGTTATCTATGTTGTTGTTGGTTGAATTGCACCCTCCATAACTTACGCCATATTGCAGGACGTTGTAGGTCATAATGGATATCGTATCCTGACTATGAACAAAGTAGAATAAAAACGTCAACAGAAAAAGAAAAATTGCCTTCATGGTGTTTTTTCAAAAATAAACAGAAAAACCGTATCTTCTTTTGGCAAATCCTAGCCTTAACAATATGCTAATTCCTACTAATAACGTAAAATAATAAACTAATTAAAATTTTGTGTATGCTTATTATTCAGATCGTTTCAATTTCACGGTGAAATGTCGCATCAAAGGAGCTTCCCAAATAATTTCGAATCCTTTACGTATCTCATTGCGTCGTTCATAGAGATTTTCCAATGCCACAGCAACTACATCCATGTGGTTATTCGTGTAGACCCGTCTTGGTATAGAAAGACGAACAAGTTCCAAGTTCGGATAAATGTTTTCTCTCGTATCAGGATCTCGATCAGCTAAGAGAGTACCGATTTCCACACCACGAACTCCTGCTTCCAAGTATAACTCCACAGCTAAAGTTTGAGCTACAAATTGTTCGCGCGGTATGTGTGGTAAAAATTTCAATGCATCTACAAAAACAGCATGCCCTCCAATAGGTTTTTGCACAGGAATACCTGCATCAATGAGTTTTTGACCAAGGTACCGTACTTGTGCAATTCGAGTCTGGAGGTAGTTATAATCGATTGCTTCCTGAAGTCCAACAGCTAAAGCTTCCATATCACGACCTGCCATACCTCCATACGTTACGAAACCTTCAAACATAATATTGTAAAAACTCACATCTCGCCATAGTTTTTCGTCTCGCATGGCTATAAAACCACCTATGTTCACATGCCCATCTTTTTTAGAGCTCATAGTCATCATATTGGCATGACTATAAATTTCTCTTACAATATCCTTGATACTCCAATCTTCATAGCCAGGCTCACGTTGTTTAATAAAATAAGCGTTCTCTGCAAAACGAGCACTATCAATTAAAAGAGGTTTTCGCACTTCTTTAGCAAAATCACTAATTTGCTTGATGTTTTCCATGCTAACAGGTTGACCTCCTGCAGTGTTGTTCGTAATAG includes these proteins:
- a CDS encoding periplasmic heavy metal sensor, whose translation is MNKNVIIWILSILVTILLTAIITFFLIRPDWDFWYRKQCCTHSPFKKNMLYEKLQLTSEQISTFEKLRSIHWQEVEILHDSLYHYRLILLDELEKKQPDSSTVHRLVQKINLFEYKLQFAFINHALQVKKILTPEQQKIFFDHFRNRWALKPGKGCGLHYHGRKF
- a CDS encoding phosphotransferase, which translates into the protein MINLYSDPINQLFEEIKRFINTDHFQIFLLPFSGSQRRYYRISLTDGTSFIACHNDDIKENRAFIHFTLTFRKFSLPVPNILHVSKDEKIYFQSDLGDTTLFQWIRQNNLDQNAIKDLIWQALSDLFCFQTCPDIPYEYAYPIAEFDEQSIRWDLNYFKYLFLKLAHITFDEYELEKEFSSWIREINKLPRHYFMYRDFQSRNIMLHEDQFYYIDYQGGRRGNLLYDVASLLYDAKLNLTEYQRQELCELYAKKLESKGLLSKKDFFHYFPYVALTRIMQAFGAYGFRGLYERKIHFIESIQFAAQNLTHFIETPFLKKNFPSLQNVFQEIIDKYVHSYSEKSEKPDKLQVKIFSFSLKKGYPLPHPEHGGGFVFDCRSLPNPGQIPELEKYTGADEPVIEYLQQIPEVTDFIHYAYDMLSHAVSNYLSRGFTYLSAGFGCTGGKHRSVYCASVMAKKLKDSFQDKIQIKLHHVELSSQQDF
- a CDS encoding arsenate reductase ArsC; its protein translation is MKVLIVCTGNSCRSQMAEAIIRLFHPHVDVLSAGTNPEKEVNPYAVEVMKEIGIDISHQFPKSVEKFIHESFDYVITVCDSAKEKCPVIQGKIRKRLHIGFPDPAEATGSHEEILHIYRSVRDDIIKTFKEFRFE
- a CDS encoding RNA polymerase sigma factor codes for the protein MATKFLLKDDAFTRLIETHQQKVFNLAYSILRNVEEAKDVTQDVFLKSYAHLDDFRGEAEMSTWIYRITYNHALNVLKKHKRLNISVLAEEYEVTTEETEKNMGISLISPQEYASEFRIEQKEIRDLLWHALDSIPIPQRTAFLLHHYEGFSYQEIAHIMNKSFSSIESLIFRAKQNLKKKLMPYIEEIQKKSKKIQSNESK
- a CDS encoding Spy/CpxP family protein refolding chaperone; the encoded protein is MKKSIIVVSIILLATGLLKSQVNPEKAGYRWEKIPNLTEEQRSKLQQLQIKHEKIMTDLRNSLFEKKAQLHSAMSGSTADEKKALKLAEEMHAIELNMEKERISHHFAIANLLNNEQKDWWFSTHKPPFKHEKCKGSQKEAGEPTYFKGLKNN
- a CDS encoding tryptophanase; its protein translation is MKPLPFAEMYKIKMVELIRPSTREEREQWIKEAHYNLFNLSADKVFIDLLTDSGTGAMSDRQWAALMLGDESYAGSRSYYRLKDTIEDIFGFPYFMPTHQGRAAENVLFSTLIKPGDIIPGNSHFDTTKGHIMFRKARAIDCTIDEAFDTDSLHPFKGNVDINKLEKVFRDYPHDRIPFIIVTITNNTAGGQPVSMENIKQISDFAKEVRKPLLIDSARFAENAYFIKQREPGYEDWSIKDIVREIYSHANMMTMSSKKDGHVNIGGFIAMRDEKLWRDVSFYNIMFEGFVTYGGMAGRDMEALAVGLQEAIDYNYLQTRIAQVRYLGQKLIDAGIPVQKPIGGHAVFVDALKFLPHIPREQFVAQTLAVELYLEAGVRGVEIGTLLADRDPDTRENIYPNLELVRLSIPRRVYTNNHMDVVAVALENLYERRNEIRKGFEIIWEAPLMRHFTVKLKRSE
- a CDS encoding universal stress protein, encoding MADIIVGVDFSDGSLNALKYAVYIAEKIGTGITMLYVDKPHNPQSIYREDSSYRDEIHSRFEELMSYYRPMIGDHIKYKVRTGKVYEEIAVQARLQNASLIVVGTHGISGFEELWIGSNANRIVSTAPCPVITIRQTFTFNDSIVQRILLPIDRTPDTTLKVPIVLPLAQKFNSHIVLLKLFTTNLSTLKKRVNTTAESVIKDIEKTNLSYSIRELIVTNLTADILRVIEEEKCDFLSISTEQYNQQTLIMLGESAQQVVNTSPIPVLSVHPHDKSIF